The Streptomyces sp. NBC_00162 genome window below encodes:
- a CDS encoding lipid-transfer protein encodes MSVRTRDELGGRAAIAGIGATEFSKDSGRSELKLAVEAVHAALDDAGLTPADVDGMVTFTMDTSPEITVAQAAGIGDLSFFSRIHYGGGAACATIQQAALAVATGVAEVVVCYRAFNERSGRRFGSGVQQREPSAEGAALGWSLPWGLLTPASWVAMTAQRYLHTYNLTPEAFGHVAVTDRRHAANNPAAYFHGRSITLADHAASRWIVEPLRLLDCCQETDGGQALVVTTAERARDLRHAPAVITAAAQGAGRRQEGMTSFYRDDLTGLPEMDVVARQLWRTSGLRPSDIDVGILYDHFTPFVLMQLEEFGFCKPGEAGDFVAADALPLNTHGGQLGEAYLHGMNGIAEAVRQLRGSSVNQVAGAEHVLVTAGTGVPTSGLILGADG; translated from the coding sequence ATGAGCGTCCGCACGCGCGACGAACTCGGCGGCCGCGCCGCCATCGCCGGCATCGGCGCCACCGAGTTCTCCAAGGATTCCGGCCGCAGTGAGCTCAAGCTCGCCGTCGAGGCCGTGCACGCCGCCCTCGACGACGCCGGGCTCACCCCCGCCGACGTCGACGGCATGGTCACGTTCACGATGGACACCAGCCCCGAGATCACCGTCGCCCAGGCGGCCGGCATCGGGGACCTGTCCTTCTTCTCCCGCATCCACTACGGCGGCGGCGCGGCCTGCGCGACCATCCAGCAGGCCGCCCTCGCCGTCGCCACCGGGGTCGCCGAGGTCGTGGTCTGCTACCGCGCCTTCAACGAGCGCTCCGGCCGCCGCTTCGGCTCCGGAGTCCAGCAGCGCGAGCCCTCGGCCGAGGGCGCGGCGCTCGGCTGGTCACTGCCCTGGGGGCTGCTCACGCCCGCCTCGTGGGTGGCCATGACGGCCCAGCGCTACCTGCACACGTACAACCTCACCCCGGAGGCCTTCGGGCACGTCGCGGTCACCGACCGCCGGCACGCCGCGAACAATCCCGCCGCGTACTTCCACGGCAGGTCCATCACCCTCGCCGACCACGCCGCCTCGCGCTGGATCGTGGAGCCGCTGCGGCTGCTGGACTGCTGCCAGGAGACCGACGGCGGCCAGGCCCTCGTCGTCACCACGGCCGAGCGGGCACGCGACCTGCGGCACGCGCCCGCCGTGATCACCGCTGCCGCGCAGGGCGCCGGCCGCCGCCAGGAGGGCATGACCTCCTTCTACCGCGACGACCTCACCGGGCTGCCCGAAATGGACGTGGTCGCGCGCCAGCTGTGGCGGACCAGCGGGCTGCGGCCCTCGGACATCGACGTCGGCATCCTCTACGACCACTTCACCCCGTTCGTGCTCATGCAGCTGGAGGAGTTCGGCTTCTGCAAGCCGGGCGAGGCCGGCGATTTCGTGGCTGCGGACGCACTACCGCTCAACACCCACGGCGGCCAGCTGGGCGAGGCCTACCTGCACGGCATGAACGGCATCGCCGAGGCCGTCCGCCAGCTGCGCGGCAGCTCCGTCAACCAGGTCGCGGGGGCGGAGCACGTACTGGTCACAGCCGGTACCGGCGTGCCGACCTCCGGGCTGATCCTCGGAGCCGACGGCTGA
- a CDS encoding acyl-CoA dehydrogenase family protein: MHLAPTEGQLRLRAELREYFQDLLPDGAPEDPARQRELLRRIGADELLGLGWPVEYGGQGRGPDEQFVFFDEAYRAGAPVSMVTLNTVGPTLMKYGTQEQKDYFLPRILKGEIVFAIGYSEPEAGTDLAALRTRAVREGDEGNDGSDGRDGDGGGDGRDWVIDGQKIFTSNAQNADWIWLACRTDPDAPKHKGISIILVPTDAPGFSWTPIDTVGGLTTTATYYDSVRVPAGNLVGPEHGGWGLITNQLNHERVALAAIGMQAEDFYEAALAHARTPDPVTGDRPADLPWVRSRLAEAHARLAAVRLLNWRLVQDVGGGTLAPGDASGVKFLGTESTVEVYRMCQEVVGEEALVRGPTAFAGGELERMNRAAQINTFGGGVSEVQREIVAMMRLGMKGRKR; this comes from the coding sequence GTGCACCTCGCCCCGACCGAAGGCCAGTTGCGGCTGCGCGCCGAACTGCGGGAGTACTTCCAGGATCTGCTGCCGGACGGGGCCCCCGAGGACCCGGCCCGCCAGCGCGAACTGCTGCGCCGCATCGGCGCCGACGAACTGCTCGGTCTCGGCTGGCCTGTCGAGTACGGGGGCCAAGGGCGGGGCCCCGACGAACAGTTCGTCTTCTTCGACGAGGCCTACCGGGCCGGTGCACCCGTCTCGATGGTCACGCTCAACACGGTCGGCCCGACCTTGATGAAGTACGGGACCCAGGAGCAGAAGGACTACTTCCTGCCCCGGATCCTCAAGGGCGAGATCGTCTTCGCCATCGGCTACTCCGAGCCCGAGGCCGGCACCGACCTCGCGGCCCTGCGCACCCGCGCCGTCCGCGAGGGCGATGAGGGCAACGACGGCAGTGACGGCAGGGACGGCGACGGCGGCGGTGATGGCCGCGACTGGGTCATCGACGGGCAGAAGATCTTCACCTCCAACGCCCAGAACGCGGACTGGATCTGGCTCGCCTGCCGCACCGACCCCGACGCCCCCAAGCACAAGGGCATCTCGATCATCCTGGTCCCCACCGACGCCCCCGGCTTCTCCTGGACCCCCATCGACACCGTCGGCGGGCTCACGACCACGGCGACGTACTACGACTCCGTGCGCGTGCCGGCCGGCAACCTCGTCGGCCCCGAGCACGGCGGCTGGGGCCTGATCACCAACCAGCTCAACCACGAGCGCGTGGCCCTCGCCGCCATCGGCATGCAGGCCGAGGACTTCTACGAGGCGGCCCTCGCCCATGCCCGCACCCCGGACCCGGTCACCGGCGACCGCCCCGCCGACCTCCCCTGGGTGCGGTCCCGGCTCGCCGAGGCGCACGCCCGGCTGGCCGCCGTACGCCTCCTCAACTGGCGCCTCGTCCAGGACGTGGGCGGCGGCACCCTGGCCCCCGGCGACGCCAGCGGCGTGAAGTTCCTCGGCACCGAATCCACCGTCGAGGTGTACCGGATGTGCCAGGAGGTGGTGGGCGAGGAGGCCCTCGTCCGCGGGCCCACGGCCTTCGCGGGCGGCGAGCTGGAACGGATGAACCGGGCCGCCCAGATCAACACCTTCGGCGGCGGGGTCAGCGAGGTCCAGCGGGAGATCGTCGCCATGATGCGGCTCGGCATGAAGGGAAGGAAGCGATGA
- a CDS encoding trypsin-like serine peptidase encodes MNRHRIAASVLLSAGALIAGVLTAASPSVAADTPASFRQQHTQGFWTAERMRGATPLDVTAAPGAARTPVATTAAPTHIAPTAASASPTAFPQAGGAWTGAGAVVKTSGRVFFTMGDRTASCSGDSVTSANGSTVITAGHCVKYQGAWHTNWVFVPAYNNGSAPYGQWSATKTFATDQWAASEDMNMDVGLAVVAPLNGQTLSQAVGAQGILFNGGYNKKMYSFGFPAAAPYDGTKLVYCSGNSGKDFLLTKDHSLACNMTGGSSGGPWFQDFNESTGLGTQVSVNSFGYTFLPNRMYGPYFGNEAKAAYDKAQTA; translated from the coding sequence GTGAATCGTCATCGCATTGCCGCATCGGTCCTCTTATCGGCAGGCGCCCTGATCGCGGGGGTCCTGACCGCGGCCTCCCCCTCGGTCGCGGCAGACACCCCCGCGTCCTTCCGGCAGCAGCACACCCAGGGCTTCTGGACCGCCGAGCGGATGCGGGGCGCGACCCCGCTCGACGTCACGGCGGCCCCCGGCGCGGCCCGTACGCCGGTCGCCACCACGGCCGCCCCCACCCACATCGCCCCGACGGCCGCCTCCGCGTCCCCCACCGCCTTCCCGCAGGCGGGCGGCGCCTGGACGGGCGCCGGAGCGGTGGTGAAGACCTCGGGCCGGGTCTTCTTCACCATGGGAGACCGGACCGCTTCCTGCTCCGGCGACTCGGTCACCAGCGCGAACGGCAGCACGGTCATCACGGCCGGCCACTGCGTGAAGTACCAGGGGGCCTGGCACACCAACTGGGTCTTCGTCCCCGCCTACAACAACGGCAGCGCGCCCTACGGCCAGTGGTCGGCCACCAAGACCTTCGCCACCGACCAGTGGGCCGCCAGCGAGGACATGAACATGGACGTCGGCCTCGCCGTCGTCGCCCCGCTGAACGGCCAGACCCTGAGCCAGGCCGTCGGCGCCCAGGGCATCCTCTTCAACGGTGGCTACAACAAGAAGATGTACTCCTTCGGCTTCCCCGCGGCGGCCCCGTACGACGGCACCAAGCTCGTCTACTGCAGCGGCAACAGCGGCAAGGACTTCCTGCTGACCAAGGACCACAGCCTGGCCTGCAACATGACCGGCGGCTCCAGCGGCGGCCCCTGGTTCCAGGACTTCAACGAGAGCACCGGCCTCGGCACCCAGGTCTCGGTGAACAGCTTCGGCTACACCTTCCTGCCGAACCGGATGTACGGCCCGTACTTCGGCAACGAGGCGAAGGCCGCCTACGACAAGGCCCAGACCGCCTGA
- a CDS encoding MaoC family dehydratase, which yields MKVGDTLPPLEIPVTRTLIVAGAIASRDYQDVHHDAALAREKGSPDIFMNILTTNGLVGRYVTDHLGPHAVLRGVAIRLGAPNYPGDTMILTGTVTAVAGTTVEIRVVGANGIGHHVTGTVTAEVPA from the coding sequence ATGAAGGTCGGCGACACACTGCCGCCGCTGGAGATCCCGGTCACCCGCACGCTGATCGTGGCGGGTGCGATCGCCTCCCGCGACTACCAGGACGTGCACCACGACGCGGCGCTGGCGCGCGAGAAGGGATCACCGGACATCTTCATGAACATCCTGACGACGAACGGCCTGGTCGGCCGCTACGTCACCGACCACCTCGGGCCGCACGCCGTGCTGCGCGGGGTGGCGATCCGGCTGGGCGCCCCCAACTACCCCGGCGACACGATGATCCTGACGGGCACCGTCACCGCCGTGGCCGGGACCACGGTCGAGATCCGCGTGGTCGGCGCCAACGGCATCGGCCACCACGTGACGGGAACCGTCACCGCGGAGGTGCCGGCATGA
- a CDS encoding bifunctional MaoC family dehydratase N-terminal/OB-fold nucleic acid binding domain-containing protein, whose protein sequence is MTADAAGTAEEAGRFHTLLTAFEGQPAATAGRGKDVVNQPMIRHWCEAMGDANPAYTGPDAIAPPTMLQAWTMGGLSGHTDRSSAYDELFALLDAAGFTSVVATDCEQEYLRPLRPGDAITFDAVIESVSPCKTTKLGTGHFVTTRMDIHADGELAGTHRFRILKYAPAARPQKKPKAQRPRPVINRDNEGFWDGVRDHKLLIQRCTACATLRFPWLPGCNACASPDWDTVEASGAGTVFSYVVMHHPPFPAFTAHEDPAAAGGPYAVALVELAEGVRMVSNITGVPYDKVRIGLPVQLEFLRVDDDLELPVFRGGEG, encoded by the coding sequence ATGACGGCAGACGCTGCCGGCACAGCCGAGGAGGCAGGCCGGTTCCACACCCTGCTCACGGCCTTCGAGGGGCAGCCCGCCGCCACCGCGGGCCGGGGCAAGGACGTGGTCAACCAGCCGATGATCCGCCACTGGTGCGAGGCGATGGGCGACGCCAACCCCGCCTACACCGGCCCGGACGCCATCGCTCCGCCCACCATGCTCCAGGCCTGGACGATGGGCGGCCTCTCCGGCCACACGGACCGCTCCTCCGCCTACGACGAGCTCTTCGCGCTCCTCGACGCCGCCGGTTTCACCTCCGTCGTCGCCACCGACTGCGAGCAGGAGTACCTGCGCCCGCTGCGCCCCGGCGACGCGATCACCTTCGACGCCGTCATCGAGTCCGTGTCGCCGTGCAAGACGACCAAGCTCGGCACCGGCCACTTCGTGACCACCCGTATGGACATCCACGCGGACGGGGAGCTCGCCGGCACCCACCGCTTCCGGATCCTCAAGTACGCGCCGGCCGCCCGACCGCAGAAGAAGCCCAAGGCCCAGCGCCCCCGTCCGGTGATCAACCGCGACAACGAGGGATTCTGGGACGGGGTCCGGGACCACAAGCTGTTGATCCAGCGCTGCACCGCCTGCGCCACCCTCCGATTCCCCTGGCTCCCCGGCTGCAACGCCTGCGCCTCACCCGACTGGGACACCGTCGAGGCCTCCGGCGCAGGCACGGTCTTCAGCTACGTCGTCATGCACCATCCGCCGTTCCCCGCCTTCACTGCGCACGAAGATCCCGCTGCCGCGGGGGGCCCTTACGCCGTGGCGCTCGTCGAACTCGCCGAAGGGGTCCGGATGGTCAGCAACATCACCGGCGTCCCCTACGACAAGGTGCGCATCGGCCTGCCCGTCCAACTGGAGTTCCTGCGCGTCGACGACGACCTCGAACTCCCCGTCTTCCGCGGGGGCGAGGGCTGA
- a CDS encoding helix-turn-helix domain-containing protein produces the protein MRPFVHSYAGYWEAAASPYRVRLVPTGRAVVVISLGEPFAQVRRLGDASPNSLVTGSLVAGLEDGPRVCDHPGGQEAIRLELTPLGAFRLFAVPMSELTNRVVELCDVLGPQTAMLVEQLEATSDWGARFDLLDMALSARLAHGPDPAPEVSHAWHLLARAGGAIPVGRIAAEVGWSQGYLVRRFTEQIGLTPKMSARVLRFHRAVRLLTREDANLTEVSAACGFYDQAHLNREFRALAETTPGQMAAARVAEGALAL, from the coding sequence TTGCGCCCGTTTGTGCACAGCTACGCCGGCTACTGGGAGGCGGCGGCCTCGCCCTATCGGGTGCGGCTGGTGCCCACGGGCCGAGCCGTCGTGGTGATCAGCCTCGGGGAACCGTTCGCCCAGGTCCGCCGGCTGGGGGACGCGAGCCCGAACAGCCTGGTGACCGGCTCGCTGGTCGCGGGTCTGGAGGACGGGCCCCGGGTGTGTGACCATCCTGGCGGCCAGGAGGCGATTCGGCTCGAACTGACCCCGCTGGGCGCCTTTCGGCTGTTCGCCGTGCCGATGAGCGAGTTGACCAACAGGGTGGTCGAGCTCTGCGACGTCCTTGGACCCCAGACCGCAATGCTGGTGGAGCAGCTGGAAGCCACCAGCGACTGGGGAGCCCGGTTCGACCTCCTGGACATGGCTCTGTCGGCCCGGCTGGCGCATGGCCCGGATCCCGCGCCCGAGGTGAGCCATGCCTGGCACCTGCTGGCCCGCGCCGGCGGGGCGATCCCGGTCGGCCGTATCGCGGCCGAAGTCGGCTGGAGCCAGGGCTACCTCGTCCGCCGGTTCACCGAACAGATCGGCCTGACACCCAAGATGTCCGCCCGCGTGCTGCGCTTCCACCGTGCCGTGAGGCTGCTCACGCGCGAGGACGCGAACCTCACCGAAGTGAGCGCTGCCTGTGGCTTCTACGACCAGGCCCACCTCAACCGCGAGTTCCGCGCCCTGGCCGAGACCACCCCCGGCCAGATGGCCGCCGCCCGCGTGGCGGAGGGAGCCCTCGCCCTGTGA
- a CDS encoding long-chain fatty acid--CoA ligase, which translates to MLSTMQDVPLLVTRILQHGMTIHGKSQVTTWTGEAEPHRRSFAEIGTRATRLANALRDELGVQQDDRVATLMWNNSEHIEAYFAIPSMGAVLHTLNLRLPPEQLVFIVNHAADRVVLVNGTLLPLLVPLLPHLPTIEHVVVSGVGDRSALAGMDVRVHEYEELLEGRPDSYDWPELDERQAAAMCYTSGTTGDPKGVVYSHRSIYLHSMQVNMAESMGLTDKDTTLVVVPQFHVNAWGLPHATFMTGINMLMPDRFLQPAPLAEMIEREKPTHAAAVPTIWQGLLAEVTANPRDLSSMKHVTIGGSACPPSLMEAYDKLGVRVCHAWGMTETSPLGTMAHPPAGLSAEEEWPYRLTQGRFPAGVEARLVGPDGGILPWDGESAGELEVRGTWIAGAYYGGASGEPIRPEDKFSTDGWLKTGDVGVISPDGFLTLTDRAKDVIKSGGEWISSVELENALMAHPEVAEAAVVAVPDDKWGERPLATVVLKQGATVDYVGLRAFLGQSIAKWQLPERWTIIEAVPKTSVGKFDKKVIRKQYADGALDVTTLA; encoded by the coding sequence TTGCTGAGCACCATGCAGGACGTACCACTCCTCGTCACCCGCATACTCCAGCACGGGATGACGATCCACGGGAAGTCCCAGGTCACGACCTGGACCGGGGAGGCTGAGCCGCACCGCCGAAGCTTCGCCGAGATCGGCACCCGCGCCACCCGCCTCGCGAATGCCCTGCGCGACGAGCTCGGTGTGCAGCAGGACGACCGTGTAGCAACCCTCATGTGGAACAACTCGGAGCACATCGAGGCATACTTCGCGATCCCGTCCATGGGCGCGGTCCTGCACACCCTCAACCTGCGGCTCCCTCCCGAGCAGCTGGTCTTCATCGTCAACCACGCCGCCGACCGGGTCGTCCTGGTCAACGGCACCCTGCTGCCCCTGCTGGTGCCGCTGCTGCCGCACCTGCCGACCATCGAGCACGTCGTGGTCTCGGGCGTCGGCGACCGCTCCGCGCTCGCGGGCATGGACGTACGCGTGCACGAGTACGAGGAGCTGCTCGAGGGCCGCCCCGACAGCTACGACTGGCCCGAGCTGGACGAACGCCAGGCGGCAGCCATGTGTTACACCTCCGGTACCACCGGGGACCCGAAGGGCGTCGTCTACTCGCACCGCTCGATCTACCTGCACTCCATGCAGGTCAACATGGCCGAGTCGATGGGTCTGACCGACAAGGACACCACCCTCGTCGTGGTCCCGCAGTTCCACGTGAACGCGTGGGGGCTGCCGCACGCCACCTTCATGACCGGCATCAACATGCTGATGCCGGACCGGTTCCTCCAGCCCGCCCCGCTCGCCGAGATGATCGAGCGGGAGAAGCCGACGCACGCCGCGGCCGTCCCCACCATCTGGCAGGGGCTCCTCGCCGAGGTCACCGCCAACCCGCGCGACCTGAGCTCGATGAAGCACGTCACCATAGGCGGCTCGGCCTGTCCGCCCTCCCTGATGGAGGCCTACGACAAGCTCGGCGTCCGCGTCTGCCACGCCTGGGGCATGACCGAGACCTCCCCGCTGGGCACGATGGCGCACCCGCCGGCCGGTCTGAGCGCCGAGGAGGAGTGGCCCTACCGGCTCACCCAGGGCCGCTTCCCGGCAGGAGTCGAGGCCCGTCTGGTCGGCCCCGACGGCGGCATCCTGCCCTGGGACGGCGAATCCGCGGGCGAGCTGGAGGTGCGCGGCACGTGGATCGCGGGCGCCTACTACGGCGGGGCGTCCGGCGAACCCATCCGCCCCGAGGACAAGTTCAGCACGGACGGCTGGCTCAAGACCGGCGACGTCGGTGTCATCAGCCCCGACGGCTTCCTCACCCTGACCGACCGGGCCAAGGACGTCATCAAGTCCGGCGGCGAGTGGATCTCCAGCGTGGAGCTGGAGAACGCGCTGATGGCCCACCCCGAGGTCGCCGAGGCCGCGGTCGTGGCCGTCCCCGACGACAAGTGGGGCGAGCGCCCGCTGGCCACCGTCGTCCTCAAGCAGGGCGCGACCGTCGACTACGTGGGGCTGCGCGCGTTCCTCGGCCAGTCCATCGCCAAGTGGCAGCTGCCGGAGCGCTGGACGATCATCGAGGCGGTCCCGAAGACCAGCGTCGGCAAGTTCGACAAGAAGGTGATCCGCAAGCAGTACGCGGACGGCGCGCTCGACGTCACGACTCTGGCCTGA
- a CDS encoding DUF6344 domain-containing protein, with translation MAQRSILTSIWTSVLAALVALLGSLGFGGKAAPAAASVSAPAAPVAAVRRPAFTARRTWRAMMRGGSLPPTIKQRIRAEAHGKTPSVRRSTTAAAMGAGPGTAARALTQVGAPTGATAGVPAGAAREVLALAA, from the coding sequence ATGGCTCAGCGCAGCATCCTCACCTCGATCTGGACCTCCGTCCTCGCAGCCCTCGTGGCTCTGCTCGGCTCCCTCGGTTTCGGTGGGAAGGCCGCTCCGGCCGCCGCTTCCGTCTCTGCCCCCGCCGCCCCGGTCGCTGCTGTGCGCCGTCCGGCCTTCACGGCCCGGCGGACCTGGAGGGCGATGATGCGGGGCGGATCGCTGCCGCCGACCATCAAGCAGCGGATCCGTGCCGAGGCGCACGGCAAGACCCCGTCCGTCCGTCGCTCGACCACTGCCGCGGCCATGGGTGCCGGACCGGGAACCGCCGCCCGAGCCCTGACCCAGGTCGGCGCCCCGACCGGAGCCACCGCCGGAGTTCCCGCCGGAGCCGCCCGGGAAGTGCTCGCGCTCGCCGCGTAG
- a CDS encoding antibiotic biosynthesis monooxygenase has translation MAMTHTTEHTVPADNGEVNLLIARQVEPGHEENFEAWAHGILETAARFPDHLGYGLFRPAAEGGPWFLVHRFRNQAAFQRWQDSAERAEWFSNCLGHHHTEIARRELHGMETWFAKPGTTRPAPPRWKMAISSGLAIFPISLIGNAVLGPYLVDLHFVARTAAFAVVFSTLMTYVAMPAVSKLLRPWLTKG, from the coding sequence ATGGCCATGACCCACACGACCGAGCACACCGTCCCCGCCGACAACGGGGAGGTGAACCTGCTGATCGCACGGCAGGTGGAGCCGGGGCACGAGGAGAACTTCGAGGCCTGGGCCCACGGGATCCTGGAGACGGCCGCGCGTTTCCCGGATCACCTCGGGTACGGGCTGTTCCGCCCGGCGGCCGAGGGCGGTCCGTGGTTCCTCGTCCACCGCTTCCGCAACCAGGCGGCGTTCCAGCGCTGGCAGGACTCCGCGGAGCGGGCGGAGTGGTTCTCGAACTGCCTCGGACACCACCACACGGAGATAGCCCGCCGCGAACTGCACGGCATGGAGACGTGGTTCGCCAAGCCGGGTACGACCCGGCCCGCGCCGCCGCGGTGGAAGATGGCGATCAGCTCGGGGCTGGCCATCTTCCCGATCTCGCTGATCGGCAACGCGGTGCTCGGGCCGTACCTGGTGGATCTGCACTTCGTGGCGCGGACGGCAGCCTTCGCCGTCGTCTTCAGCACCCTAATGACCTATGTGGCCATGCCCGCCGTCAGCAAGCTGCTGCGGCCATGGCTCACCAAGGGCTGA
- a CDS encoding SigE family RNA polymerase sigma factor: MTTPVCTLASNPTPYPSFSAYVRTRGTVLMRTARSLTANPCDAEDLLQTALAKTYMAWDRIEDHRALDGYVRRALVNTRTSQWRKRKVDEFACDELPETEDAPAADPAEAQALRDAMWRAVTRLPDRQRAMVVLRYYEDLSEVQTAELLGVSVGTVKSAVSRALGKLREDPELTPVR; the protein is encoded by the coding sequence ATGACCACGCCTGTGTGCACGCTCGCCTCGAACCCGACGCCGTACCCGTCGTTCTCGGCGTACGTCCGGACCCGCGGCACGGTCCTGATGCGCACCGCGCGCTCCCTCACCGCCAACCCGTGCGATGCGGAGGACCTGCTCCAGACGGCCCTCGCGAAGACGTACATGGCCTGGGACCGCATCGAGGACCACCGCGCCCTCGACGGATACGTCCGGCGCGCCCTCGTCAACACCCGTACCTCCCAGTGGCGCAAGCGCAAGGTGGACGAGTTCGCCTGCGACGAGCTCCCGGAGACCGAGGATGCCCCGGCCGCCGACCCCGCGGAGGCGCAGGCCCTGCGCGACGCGATGTGGCGCGCGGTGACCCGGCTGCCCGACCGGCAGCGGGCCATGGTCGTCCTGCGCTACTACGAGGACCTCAGTGAGGTGCAGACCGCCGAGCTGCTGGGGGTCTCGGTCGGCACGGTGAAGAGCGCCGTCTCCCGCGCGCTGGGCAAGCTCCGAGAGGACCCTGAGCTCACCCCGGTCAGGTGA
- a CDS encoding acyl-CoA dehydrogenase family protein, producing MDFHPTEEQAAAAGLAARIFRDLATHERLAAAGTGSDAELWKALTASGLIAAVQDVGLLGLVLLLEEQGRTTAQVPYAATCVYGMLPLAAHGSAEQRARLLPALETGEAVATGAFPARGRITAEDGRLTGTAPTVPWLREATHVLVPDADRALWIVRTDAPGVRTSPVETTAPWSAGRLTLTGAQAERIGAEQAYDEVLAAARTAFAGLQAGVCAGSLARAVEYTSTREQFGRPLSTNQGVMLRAADAYMDTEAIRVTAYEAAWRIDEGLPAREHALTAAWWASEAGKRVVHAGQHLHGGMGADLDHPVHRHFLWGRQLDAYLGCGSELLAELGASIAEGEHA from the coding sequence ATGGACTTCCACCCCACCGAGGAGCAGGCAGCCGCGGCCGGTCTCGCCGCCCGCATCTTCCGCGACCTCGCCACCCACGAACGCCTCGCCGCGGCCGGCACCGGCAGCGACGCCGAGCTGTGGAAGGCCCTCACCGCCTCCGGGCTGATCGCCGCCGTCCAGGACGTCGGCCTGCTGGGACTGGTCCTGCTGCTGGAGGAACAGGGCCGCACCACCGCGCAGGTCCCGTACGCCGCCACCTGCGTGTACGGGATGCTCCCGCTGGCCGCGCACGGCAGCGCCGAGCAGCGCGCCCGGCTGCTGCCCGCCCTGGAGACCGGCGAGGCGGTGGCCACCGGGGCCTTCCCGGCCCGCGGCCGGATCACCGCGGAGGACGGCAGGCTCACCGGGACCGCCCCCACCGTGCCCTGGCTGCGCGAGGCCACGCACGTGCTGGTCCCGGACGCGGACCGGGCGCTGTGGATCGTACGGACGGACGCGCCCGGCGTACGGACCTCCCCGGTGGAGACCACCGCCCCCTGGTCGGCGGGACGGCTGACCCTGACCGGCGCCCAGGCGGAACGGATCGGCGCCGAACAGGCCTACGACGAGGTCCTCGCCGCTGCCCGAACCGCCTTCGCCGGTCTCCAGGCGGGCGTCTGCGCGGGCTCGCTGGCCCGGGCGGTGGAGTACACCTCGACCCGCGAGCAGTTCGGCAGGCCGCTCTCCACCAACCAGGGGGTCATGCTGCGCGCGGCCGACGCGTACATGGACACCGAGGCGATCCGGGTCACCGCGTACGAGGCGGCCTGGCGCATCGACGAGGGGCTTCCGGCGCGCGAACACGCGCTGACGGCGGCCTGGTGGGCCTCGGAGGCGGGAAAGCGGGTCGTGCACGCGGGCCAGCACCTGCACGGCGGAATGGGCGCCGATCTGGACCACCCCGTCCACCGGCACTTCCTGTGGGGGCGCCAGCTGGACGCGTATCTGGGCTGCGGCAGCGAGCTGCTGGCCGAGCTGGGAGCTTCGATAGCCGAGGGGGAACACGCATGA